From the genome of Watersipora subatra chromosome 9, tzWatSuba1.1, whole genome shotgun sequence:
AAGCAATGTCAGATTAGGTACAAGGTTCAAGAGTGAATCTAATAATATGGTGAGGATTTGGAAGTTAATGCAATATATTATGTCTTAGCAACGTAAATTGTAGCTATTTCATGTGGGATTAGAAAATACACTATTGCGAAGTTTCCTGTCAGTAATTCTGTCGATATCCTGTTGATCATCAATATATTGATCAGAGTTTCAGTGTTCGTATTAAGAAAACTGCTTTCCAGTCAGAGTGTATTCGTTAGATGCATCTACTGCGTATCTATGCAGTGCCGGACATTAGCAACTATCTCTTGAGTgtagttgtattttatttgtatttgtgaTTAATGGATATCACTGGCCTTTGGCCTATTCATTACCATTCGTTAACCTGAGCCAAGGTAAACACTGCTGTTGTAAGGGTACAATGACCTAATAGACATAGTACTGAATGAGCACAAAGGATGCATTCACCTGCCAACAAAACATTTACTGAATGGCATGCGATAGTGGCGCAGGTTGGATAACTAGCAATGGACTGCCAGCAACTAACAGGTGACCAGGACTATCGAGCTCTCCTCAGTGATGAACATATCTTGAGGGAAGAGCAGGAGTTGAACATTCGTCATCAGAAGTTGTAAGTTTAGCCTGAGCTCTAATACTTGAAGCAGACAGATTCTATGATAGACATCCATAATTGAGATAAGTGTTAGTgtgttttctttattaacaATAAGTGACTAGGTTAATGGAATCTGTTTCATCTTGTAacagaatataatatatacataatatttcTATAATACATAAGTCATGTATTGATATGCAATAGAGAACTCCTACATTGCATATCAACAGCACTGAGGCTATAAACTGAGGATGCTGAACCCCACTAAGCTCTAATGCATGCatgtattattgttttattaacaCTAGTACCCTGGAAGTCTTGGGTGCCGTGAGAGACCTctatgtgtaataactatatgcacagTTATTCCACAATGCAGCTAGGTGGTGAAGTACAGTTGGCGGTGTACCTGGCTGTTAGTCTGAGTTCAATCCCTGTGCAATgcattttttcctaacctctaagcATAGTTTCAGCCAGATGGATGGCCAAACACAGTTCTTATGTACAGATACCTAAGTATAGATGTATACTTATCTATACATCTATAGGTGTATACTTACAAAGCTAAGTATACATCTATAGATGTATGCTTATCTATATAAGTAAACATCTATAGATGTATAGATAAGTATACATCTATAAATATACATCTATTATAGGCGTATACCAATCTATGCCCTTCTGTATAGATGTAACCTCATGTAGTAAAGATTTTGGGATTGttcaaaaattattagaataatacattttttgcaaaGATTCAATTTAGTCTATGCGTGTAACTCAAGTAAGGAATTGCATGAGTGTTACTCTTTGCTGCAGGCTGGCAGCAAGAGAGGCTTTACTGTATGGCACACCAGATCCTGACAAGCTGAATCGCACTAGCACACTAGACAGAAAAAATGAGTTTTCGGCAGCGCAAAGAAACAAGAAACTTCTGGAAGATTTGAGAAAAACTAAAGCCAAAATGACTAGGAATAGCCGATTTCATGCAACAAAAGCCAAGCGTCTTAGCAATATTTCAGTGAGTAGTCCGTCCTCTATGCGAACTTATCAACTGTGTTTTTATCTCATGTCTTTGCTTACTCCTTGAAACTGATTCTCAGCTCGAAGTGTCTATACACAATATACTACAATCAATTCTATATAGCCTGATTTACGGACAGCAAGtagtgtgtttgtgtgtgtgtacgtGCGCGCGCGTGCGTGTGGTTCACTGCTGTTTTGGTCACACTTGCATTTGCTAACCAAAAAAAGGACCACTACACAATCACTAAATGAATAAGTTGTCTTTGTCAATATTTGTGCAACAGGCTTGCGTCGGAAGTCCATTGGTGTTACGAGTTCGTGTGGAAGAATATAGTATTGTAGTAACTGTGGAACATTATTGGAAGGCctttgatattaaaaatggAACTCTGGCTGACCATAGTGCCGCTTGTAAGAATATAgcattttaaaggttgacttgcaacaaaattcacattacagttatttggtatcaaaagatttaccatgtcttactctgttgtgttgtaggtgccaaatatgcggaaatgtgattacaagctcttaaaagctcaaaaacgaacagttaatcgctgccacacgagaccgccgtagtttggattctctttccaaaacggctcgaatgtgacgtagctgtggtagatagtttctgtttacactttcatgcaaccttattcgttgaaatattttcacaaatatactttacgcattcaatgaaaccatgtctattgttcttacgcatctgttttatcgtcattgtaatgctgtcacttttagcagtgatgtcttataacttatcgtaaaaatttgtttaattttttagccttagctcgaaggagtacatatcattgtctgataatcatgatgagcctgttggtcacctgtgataatcaaaaagtgctgcagaaattatttgcgaagtactgggtcacatgatcaaatgacgacttgccgattagaccaaaccgaaacaaaactgtaaagtagcgagcatctatatttgatacggggtctttggtaaaacccgaagtgtttgtcataaactcgtgctacaataagttttatattgagctttttattggcttttcaattcacgtcagaacatcacatgacaagacaataaataactttcatgactacgtcagagaaataaacagattccaatctacagcgtctttttgtttttgagcttttaagagcttgtaatcacattttcacatattctgcacctacaacacaacagagtaagacatggtgaatcttttgataccaaataactgtaatgtgaattttgttgcaagtcaacctttaattaataACGGTATTATGTAGAACAATTACTGGAGCATGGTACGTAACCTTCAGCCACTATGGGAGCAAGCCTGCAAAGGCAAGAAATAGGTAAGTACTTTCCAGCATGACTGGTGATACCATATCATAGATGTTCTttaaaacacagctaacagggaaacattcaaacacacatttataactcttgttttttaaatttgttttctaatctgataaaattttaacgATATAATCATAATCACACCTTCATCCTATGGAGATGATTGTTTGAAGTTATCTTCCCTTGTAGTTGTATTATAGTTTATTCAGTTTGTTAGGCTACATCACTCAAAAGATAATCATAAAATCTTCAAGTTTAGTTATATAGAAAAATGATGTTGATGACCAAGAGGCCTAGCGCTACTAAATGGTGTTGAAATGGTTTGCTTCAGCAGATATAAACACAACTTCTCAACGCTTAGGTTCAGTAAGGTAGCCTTGGAGGGTTGGTGTTTGTACATTATATTGAACATTTGTTATGCTGATGAATAAGTTAACGGGTTCATTTATCAACATTAATTAGAAGTGTTTGAAGTAGCCTCATTAATGCCATATGGTAGGCGAGTCAACTAAAACCAAATTATCTCCCTCGTCTAATTTTAGGTTGATGCAGGATATACTAGAAGACTGTGTGATGGCCAGATGTATGCCCAGGAATATTCTACAATGTTCTATGTCAAGTGATAGcagaatattttaatacttttacgTTTTTTTAATGCTatagttatttttttaatttcgtGATGCTTTATTTTTCTAATTCTAATGTCATGTTTGCAGATCTTGGATTGCTGTTGACAACCTTTACTACTTTTGCTACATTTAGTAAATCAATTTGGTGCTATGCTAGACTTTATTAATTAGTGATTGTTTGTCGCTTTTATAGATGTGAAAACAAACTTACATGGAAGTCTATAACTAATACAAACTGTAAAGTATACTGTCTCAGCTCAGCTGATACCTAAAGCTTTTTCTGATTAATATTACATTGCAACATGTATAGAAACtgaacatgcacatttcacctgTTTATCATGTATAGTtcaatttttaatgaaattataCTAGCTTCACTTGATTTGTCAAAATTCATCAAACTTTCTTCTGGTCAGAATGTGTGTCTTGGGCCTGAAGGTGCTAATTATTTTTACTGGTCCATTGGCAAGTGGAAACCAAGTGACACAGTGGCTACAGAGTCCAAGCATAGCGTCTTCTTTATAGACAGTCAGATACCaaactaaacaattttaatttgatttgGAAAGGTTAATATTCTGCCTGCCTGCTTGGCATAAAAGGCTGAATTAAATAAATGTAggttaaaaaaatcattttggaGTTATCAATACTGGCAGCCAGAAGTGATCATGAGCCACAGTGCAGTGAAGTGGGTGTGGAAGGAATATCACAACACTTCCTGTTAGAAGTTGGATACATTTTCATTCAAGaatctttattaaaatacaattaaataagATAGTAAACTAGTATACTCTGTGTGCAGGTCTTCCAATATGTTTGCTCCACTTACTCATTCCACAAACACACATATAGCCTTGCGTGTAGATCAGTTGGGAGCAAAAGTGAACCTACATTTTGCATGTTTGAGGAGCTGTTGAATGTAGGTATAGGCTAAGCATGATTGAGCATTTATCTCCTTGAATTTAAAGTACACCAGGTAGCTGTAAAAAGACAACTATTTTATTTAACTGGTTTTGAAAGTTTCAAAGATAACTTATGtacaaacaaaaaaactaaaaaattatgtttcaaGCTTTCTCACAGAAGCTATTACCTGCGCAAGTGTTTGGCTGCCGGAGCTGCCAACTtatcaataatcaatatatattgacaatatattgaaatgtactcttattattttaattttataattatttcttatgaaaaattttgaaactacTTTTggtaaataaaatgatttttattgctatagctttataacaatgcataacaTGACTCAATTTTCCATGACATCGATTTACGTATTGTAATTATTTCAATTCTTTCCATTTGCATCATCATTTAGCTGCAGCAATTCAGGGTTTAGtagcaacaaaatatttgtacgGACATGCAAAAGGGCTTAGGTACCCCCTCCTCTCCACAAAATGGCTAGCTCCAATGTTCCATTACCAATTGTTTAGCGTGGCCAGTCAGTTCTGTTCTTACTGTTACCTTTTCAGCAATATTTTGTATATGTGCAGGTTATGAGCTTGTCTTCTAATGGTGTGGACAACTCTAGcattacagaaaaataaaaaaggtttaaacatttttttattttgtatccaTTTACTCTACTTAATAAGCAACTAGAGACGCTGCAAGGCCAACATTTTATCAAGTAGTTTTTGCCAGATACTTCTGAGAATTCTATAGGCATTGCTGTTATTAGTTAAGGTTTCGGATGACATTCTATATTCATCAGTACGCTTGCAAGTCTTGCGCACGGTGAGAgctcatcatgagtaatcagtaagTGGATAATTTACTCATGAAAGGGTAATATGACCGAGTGGGGTAgtggttgttattattgttagtaAGGAGGTAGTGGTTAGAGTAGGAGTTAGTAGGAGTAAGTAGTGGTTAGAACGGGGAATTGCAAACAGAGGATCAAAGTCTAATTTTGTGCGAAGCACTTATTTTCTTAATGTTTCTAGCATGGCTTTGGACAAACGGACAAACAGACGAATGAACACTGcttttatcatagtaaagattattggTCATTCAGCAACGCAGGCGGCCATACACTTGTGTAGGTAATTGCTTCAGTAAAAAAGTTGGAAGATTTGAAgaataaatttttagttttttggtTGTACACAAACTATTCTTAAACTTTTACAACTGAATGAATAAAATTATGGTCTCTCCCTATCTACCTAGTGTAATTTTAATTCAGTGTGATAAACGTACAACCATAATTATACATGTTTTCAAATGCTTTCAAACTCTGCTACTAGTAACTTCAATAGTTTTATGAAAAAGACTTACCACCAGAATGCAATGCACAGAATGCAATGCACagattgctattattatttacaGAAGATATTTTTGGTAGTAGGAGGGGGTGAAGTTATTGTGGCAAACCTACTGTGTGGAACATACTGTGGTAAAAACACTATGGTGAGCATACTGTGGTAAACACACTCTGGTAAACATACTGTGGTAAACAAACAGTGGTGAACATACTGTAGGAAACATACTGTGGTAAACACACCACGGTATACACACTGTGGTGAACAAACTCTAGCGAACATACTGTGGGGAACATACTGTGGTAAAAATAATGTGGCAAACATACTGTGGTCAACATACTGTGGTGAGCATACTGTAGCGAATAGAGTGTGGTCAATACACCGTGCAGAAGATATTGTGATGAAAATGCTGTGGTTAATATGCTGTTCACCTGCCAACATTCAGTCGGTGATATTGTTTCTAAGGTTGCTTGGATACCAGAGCTATGAAAGGAAATTTAATAGCATTTTTGAGAAAACAAATCACTTTGATTTGAATTACCTTGTGATGTCTTTCCTAATTGCTTTCTTTTCAATTGTATAAAGTTTCTCATGTCTATTCACTCTAGAGCACTTGTTATAAATGCTGCTTAATTATTAGAAGTCTATCTAGATTTCTTCAATTACTAAACAGATCTACAGAGAACTACCTCTCTTAGCATATGCTATCACATCGTCTAGCTCT
Proteins encoded in this window:
- the LOC137404654 gene encoding centrosomal protein 15-like; amino-acid sequence: MDCQQLTGDQDYRALLSDEHILREEQELNIRHQKLLAAREALLYGTPDPDKLNRTSTLDRKNEFSAAQRNKKLLEDLRKTKAKMTRNSRFHATKAKRLSNISNNYWSMVRNLQPLWEQACKGKK